The following coding sequences are from one Planctomycetaceae bacterium window:
- a CDS encoding SDR family oxidoreductase: MTNLFDIRGKVVVITGGAGVLGKHMAVRLAELGAKVAVGHYDAPRAQAVCDEIRLAGGTAAPVVLNVLDKAQAEQALAGVVETLGPVDVLINGAGGNKKEATCVPPQSEFFDIPTDAFRAVFDLNCIGTLIPSQVFGRHMAQRGRGVIINVSSMNAFRPLTRIAAYSAAKAAISNFTQWLATYMCQNHTADIRVNAIAPGFFLTRQNRFLLVDEKTGQPTPRGQQILAHTPMARYGEPDELMGTLVWLISDASKFVTGIVVPVDGGFSAFSGV, translated from the coding sequence ATGACTAACCTGTTCGACATTCGCGGCAAAGTCGTCGTCATCACCGGCGGGGCCGGCGTGCTGGGCAAGCACATGGCCGTCCGCCTGGCGGAACTTGGCGCCAAGGTCGCCGTCGGACACTACGACGCCCCCCGCGCCCAGGCCGTCTGCGACGAGATCCGCCTCGCCGGCGGCACGGCTGCGCCCGTCGTGCTCAACGTGCTCGACAAGGCCCAGGCCGAGCAGGCGCTGGCCGGCGTGGTCGAAACGCTCGGGCCCGTTGACGTGCTCATCAACGGCGCCGGCGGCAACAAAAAGGAAGCCACCTGCGTGCCGCCGCAGTCGGAGTTCTTCGACATCCCCACCGACGCCTTCCGCGCCGTCTTCGACCTCAACTGCATCGGCACGCTGATCCCCAGCCAGGTCTTCGGGCGACACATGGCCCAGCGCGGGCGCGGCGTCATCATCAACGTCTCGTCGATGAACGCCTTCCGCCCGCTGACGCGCATCGCCGCGTACTCGGCCGCCAAGGCCGCCATCAGCAACTTCACCCAATGGCTGGCGACATACATGTGCCAGAACCACACCGCGGACATTCGCGTCAACGCCATCGCCCCGGGATTCTTCCTGACCAGGCAGAACCGCTTTCTGCTGGTCGATGAGAAGACCGGTCAGCCGACCCCCCGCGGCCAGCAGATCCTCGCCCACACGCCGATGGCCCGCTATGGCGAGCCTGACGAACTGATGGGCACACTGGTATGGCTCATTTCCGACGCCTCGAAGTTCGTCACCGGAATCGTCGTCCCCGTCGACGGCGGTTTCAGCGCGTTCTCCGGTGTGTGA
- a CDS encoding beta-L-arabinofuranosidase domain-containing protein, which translates to MSKLLPLTFQPLPLGAIRPAGWLERQLRIQANGLTGTLHEFWPDIRDSGWIGGDAEGWERCPYWLDGLVPLAFQLGDERLLGVARRYVGHILDHQQESGFLGPHKHRPHEDQDVWPLFIVFKVLTQWHEATGEPRALTALQRGLKAMIDVLPKRPLRDWGKSRWGDLVVSAQWLFDRTGEAWLLELSALAAAQGYDWRSHFSAFQFFDRQTCAFSQFTHVVNNAMAVKTPAVWYRQSHDDGDRRSVAHLLETLDRYHGQATGLFTGDEHYAGLNPSQGTETCAVVEYMYSLEVLMSVLGEPALADRLERIAFNALPAPFTDDMVARQYDQQANQVLIRSHEDRPFATNGASAHCFGLETNFGCCTADMHQGWPKFVSHLWMKTPDGGLAAVSYAPCTVQTQLGDAAVKLQVQTDYPFGSEIALHVETDRPAKFPLLLRVPMWTRGATIDGQSVQGGTYHRIDRTWSGRTKIEMKFPAQPRLERRFNNAAAIHYGPLVLTLPVGTYWKAGGGIEGHPDYQLFPTTPWNYALDVSGATIESDVQVTPGKPGEVPFGIDHPPLTAKVRGRRVPEWVLLHNAADVPPPSPAASDQPLEELTLVPYGCPKLRVTEMPTLR; encoded by the coding sequence ATGAGCAAACTCCTCCCCCTGACTTTTCAACCCCTGCCCCTCGGCGCGATCCGACCGGCAGGATGGCTCGAAAGACAACTTCGCATCCAGGCCAACGGCCTCACCGGCACGCTGCATGAGTTCTGGCCGGACATCCGCGACAGCGGGTGGATCGGCGGCGACGCCGAAGGCTGGGAGCGCTGCCCGTACTGGCTCGACGGCCTGGTGCCGCTGGCGTTCCAGCTCGGCGACGAACGGCTGCTCGGCGTCGCACGGCGATACGTCGGGCACATCCTGGATCACCAGCAGGAAAGCGGATTCCTGGGCCCGCACAAGCACCGCCCGCACGAAGACCAGGACGTCTGGCCGCTGTTCATCGTCTTCAAGGTCCTCACGCAATGGCACGAGGCCACCGGCGAGCCGCGGGCCCTGACGGCCCTGCAGCGCGGGCTCAAGGCCATGATCGACGTCCTTCCCAAGCGCCCCCTGCGCGACTGGGGCAAGAGCCGCTGGGGCGACCTCGTCGTCAGCGCCCAGTGGCTCTTCGACCGAACGGGCGAGGCGTGGCTGCTGGAACTGTCCGCCCTGGCGGCCGCCCAGGGATACGACTGGCGGTCGCACTTCTCGGCGTTCCAGTTCTTCGACCGCCAGACGTGCGCCTTCAGCCAGTTCACGCACGTGGTGAACAACGCGATGGCCGTCAAGACGCCGGCCGTCTGGTACCGCCAGAGCCACGACGACGGCGACCGCCGCTCCGTCGCGCATCTGCTCGAGACGCTCGACCGCTATCACGGCCAGGCCACCGGCCTGTTCACCGGCGACGAGCACTATGCCGGCCTCAATCCCTCCCAGGGCACCGAGACCTGCGCGGTCGTCGAGTACATGTACTCGCTGGAGGTGCTGATGTCGGTGCTGGGCGAGCCGGCGCTGGCCGACCGCCTCGAGCGCATCGCCTTCAACGCGCTGCCCGCGCCGTTCACCGACGACATGGTGGCCCGCCAGTACGACCAGCAGGCCAACCAGGTGCTCATCCGCAGCCACGAGGATCGGCCCTTCGCCACCAACGGCGCCAGCGCCCACTGCTTCGGGCTGGAGACGAATTTCGGTTGCTGCACCGCCGACATGCACCAGGGCTGGCCCAAGTTCGTCAGCCACTTGTGGATGAAGACGCCCGATGGCGGCCTGGCGGCCGTGTCGTACGCCCCCTGCACCGTGCAGACGCAACTGGGCGATGCGGCCGTGAAACTCCAAGTGCAGACCGATTATCCCTTCGGCAGCGAGATCGCCCTGCACGTCGAGACGGATCGACCGGCGAAGTTCCCCCTGCTGCTGCGCGTGCCGATGTGGACGCGCGGCGCCACAATCGACGGCCAGAGCGTCCAGGGCGGAACCTATCACCGCATCGATCGCACGTGGAGCGGCCGCACGAAGATCGAGATGAAGTTCCCCGCCCAGCCGCGCCTCGAACGGCGGTTCAACAACGCCGCGGCGATCCACTACGGCCCGCTCGTGCTGACCCTGCCGGTGGGCACGTATTGGAAAGCCGGCGGCGGCATCGAAGGCCATCCCGACTACCAGCTCTTCCCGACCACGCCGTGGAACTACGCGCTGGACGTCTCCGGCGCGACGATCGAGTCCGACGTGCAGGTCACGCCGGGCAAACCCGGCGAGGTGCCTTTCGGCATCGATCATCCGCCGCTGACGGCGAAAGTTCGCGGCCGCCGCGTGCCCGAATGGGTGCTGCTGCACAACGCCGCCGACGTGCCGCCGCCCAGCCCCGCCGCCTCCGATCAGCCGCTCGAAGAACTGACGCTGGTCCCCTACGGTTGCCCGAAACTCCGCGTGACCGAAATGCCCACGCTGCGGTAA
- a CDS encoding metalloregulator ArsR/SmtB family transcription factor produces MKADIFQAIGHPIRLAIVELLKDGEMCVCDIATRVGAERSNVSRHLAVLLSAGVLSVRKDGLKMIYELTTPCVLNFLSCVTDLVRQKVHNDAKALADS; encoded by the coding sequence ATGAAGGCCGACATCTTCCAGGCGATCGGGCACCCGATCCGCCTGGCGATCGTCGAACTGCTCAAGGACGGCGAGATGTGCGTCTGCGATATCGCCACGCGCGTCGGGGCCGAGCGGTCCAACGTCTCGCGGCATTTGGCGGTCCTGCTCAGCGCCGGCGTGCTGAGCGTCCGCAAGGACGGCCTCAAGATGATCTATGAACTCACCACGCCCTGCGTGCTGAACTTCCTGTCGTGCGTGACGGACCTGGTCCGCCAGAAAGTTCACAATGACGCCAAGGCGTTGGCAGACTCATGA
- a CDS encoding permease, which yields MADWRSQWKKLLVLAGVFALFFWLPVDWPRFTGGLTEALHLARWYAREHVLLCLVPAFFIAGAIGVFISQASVMKYLGARANKVLAYGVAAVSGSILAVCSCTVLPLFAGIWRMGAGLGPASAFLYSGPAINVLAIILTARILGLEIGIARAVGAIGFSIVIGLAMHFIYRREEIAKANGQLAMPEPEVSRPLWKNAVFFAAMIGVLVFANWGAPNDFEFATKDGRHFQAAILRGGEFDSPTLTLKHTAGEQSGIEFQFDKSQIDVMAPVAGVWTNIWQHKWIVAAAFAAGLGLILVLWLGIAWWKILLAAVAPAVLALLLPMGGLWVLVPFTAAVAGLAVVLATSKGEGEQWLDSTWTFALQILPLLLIGVLVAGFLLGRPDHEGFIPSKYVEMLVGDRPDAFLTISGWGGGAFESLVRAIWPLWTNFFASIFGAFMYFATLTEVPILQGLIGAGMGKGPALALLLAGPALSLPSMLVIAGILGVRKTIVFVTLVVVMATISGLIYGTLF from the coding sequence ATGGCTGACTGGCGGTCACAATGGAAGAAGTTGCTGGTCCTGGCGGGCGTCTTTGCGCTGTTCTTCTGGCTGCCGGTTGACTGGCCGCGTTTCACGGGCGGTTTGACCGAAGCTCTCCACCTGGCCCGCTGGTACGCCCGCGAGCACGTCCTGCTGTGCCTGGTGCCGGCCTTCTTCATCGCCGGGGCCATCGGCGTCTTCATCAGCCAGGCGTCGGTCATGAAGTACCTCGGGGCGCGGGCCAACAAAGTGCTCGCCTACGGCGTGGCGGCCGTTTCGGGCTCGATCCTGGCCGTCTGCTCCTGCACCGTGCTGCCACTGTTCGCGGGCATCTGGCGGATGGGCGCCGGCCTGGGCCCCGCCAGCGCGTTCCTGTATTCCGGTCCGGCTATCAATGTCCTGGCGATCATCCTGACCGCCCGCATTCTGGGCCTCGAGATCGGCATCGCCCGGGCTGTCGGCGCAATCGGCTTCAGCATCGTCATCGGCCTGGCCATGCACTTCATCTATCGCCGCGAGGAGATCGCCAAGGCCAACGGGCAGTTGGCCATGCCCGAGCCTGAGGTTTCGCGCCCGTTGTGGAAGAACGCCGTCTTCTTTGCCGCCATGATCGGCGTCCTGGTCTTCGCCAACTGGGGGGCGCCCAACGATTTCGAGTTCGCCACCAAAGACGGCCGCCACTTCCAGGCCGCCATCCTCCGCGGTGGTGAGTTCGACAGCCCGACCCTGACGCTCAAACACACTGCCGGCGAACAATCCGGCATCGAGTTTCAGTTCGACAAGTCTCAGATCGACGTGATGGCCCCGGTTGCCGGAGTCTGGACGAACATCTGGCAGCACAAGTGGATCGTCGCAGCCGCCTTCGCCGCGGGACTGGGCCTGATCCTGGTGCTCTGGCTGGGCATTGCGTGGTGGAAGATTCTGCTGGCGGCTGTTGCCCCCGCTGTGCTGGCACTGCTGCTGCCGATGGGCGGGCTGTGGGTGCTGGTTCCCTTTACGGCGGCGGTGGCGGGCCTGGCGGTGGTCCTGGCCACGAGCAAAGGCGAAGGCGAGCAGTGGCTCGATTCGACCTGGACGTTCGCATTGCAGATTCTGCCGCTGCTGCTGATCGGCGTGCTGGTGGCGGGCTTCCTGCTGGGCCGGCCCGACCACGAAGGGTTCATCCCCAGCAAGTACGTCGAGATGCTCGTCGGCGACAGGCCCGACGCGTTCCTGACGATCAGCGGCTGGGGCGGCGGCGCGTTCGAGTCGCTGGTCCGCGCGATATGGCCGCTGTGGACGAACTTCTTCGCCAGCATCTTCGGGGCGTTCATGTACTTCGCCACGCTGACGGAGGTGCCGATCCTCCAGGGGCTCATCGGCGCGGGAATGGGCAAAGGTCCGGCCCTGGCGCTGCTGCTGGCCGGACCGGCCTTGTCGCTGCCGAGCATGCTGGTCATCGCCGGCATCCTGGGCGTGCGAAAGACCATCGTGTTTGTGACGCTGGTGGTCGTGATGGCCACGATCTCCGGCCTGATTTATGGCACGCTATTTTGA
- a CDS encoding putative zinc-binding protein has product MADCNCSKDKKTVLLYACSGGANVAEAADLAVREMMFAGDGTMFCLAGIGAGIDGMRQTARDADVNLVVDGCPVDCAKKVFDKAGIENYAYIRVTDLGIEKTKGVRCTSEQVSKIVAKARELLADKLKGGCCS; this is encoded by the coding sequence ATGGCCGACTGCAACTGCTCGAAAGACAAGAAGACCGTCCTGCTGTACGCCTGCTCCGGCGGGGCCAACGTTGCCGAGGCGGCGGATCTGGCGGTGCGCGAGATGATGTTCGCCGGCGACGGCACGATGTTCTGCCTGGCCGGGATCGGCGCGGGCATCGACGGCATGCGCCAGACCGCCCGCGACGCGGATGTCAATCTCGTCGTCGACGGCTGCCCCGTCGACTGCGCCAAGAAGGTCTTCGACAAGGCCGGCATCGAAAACTACGCGTATATAAGGGTAACCGACCTGGGCATCGAGAAGACCAAGGGCGTCCGCTGCACGAGCGAACAGGTGAGCAAGATCGTCGCCAAGGCCCGCGAACTGCTGGCCGACAAGCTCAAGGGAGGATGCTGCTCATGA
- a CDS encoding thioredoxin family protein codes for MKLQILGTGCPKCRKLAENAEAAAKALGVDYTVEKVTDLNAIMAMGVIMTPALVVDGQVKAVGKVPDVEAIKGLLK; via the coding sequence ATGAAGCTGCAGATACTCGGAACCGGATGCCCCAAATGTCGTAAACTGGCCGAGAACGCCGAAGCGGCGGCCAAGGCTCTCGGCGTCGACTACACCGTCGAGAAGGTCACCGACCTCAACGCGATTATGGCCATGGGCGTGATCATGACCCCTGCACTGGTGGTGGACGGGCAAGTGAAGGCCGTCGGAAAAGTGCCCGACGTCGAGGCTATCAAGGGCCTGCTGAAATGA
- the merB gene encoding organomercurial lyase codes for MRKFGKIGILLAFVGALAAVAGSQFIRSSVAADQAATAPADSGGALPKLLDLGSKSCIPCKMMAPILDELKKDYAAKFAVEFVDVGMKENLPIARKHGIRLIPTQIFLDKDGKELWRHEGFLGKDDILAKWKELGYESAGQATSKIERWEPAAKDSRTKSQICYMCDGDVNDKTAVAVKTDKGDVRLCGLHCYFIMYSCLTEDKAGFEKKVAVTDLATGKMIPAAEASYLSGVDEKTGRPWVKAFAARDAAVKDMQTGGGGIVSWAALQENELAHRCGFCDRSCYPQDASKVLIEGVHSYGCCAHCAMGVAARTGKNIEVHQPDGLTGEKIVVKTLDGKVASVEPSTAVAWFGKKKAADGKWVSAGCFHQGFFTAPENLKKWLERHPYETGEMITIQQSLADKMKLSPQQIQKACKIGQCAPK; via the coding sequence ATGCGTAAATTCGGCAAGATCGGGATCCTCTTGGCGTTCGTCGGAGCACTGGCGGCAGTGGCCGGGTCGCAGTTCATACGCAGTTCGGTCGCGGCAGACCAGGCGGCGACCGCCCCGGCCGACTCGGGCGGCGCCCTTCCCAAGCTGCTGGACCTGGGTTCCAAAAGCTGCATCCCCTGCAAGATGATGGCCCCGATTCTCGACGAGTTGAAGAAGGACTACGCGGCGAAGTTCGCCGTGGAGTTCGTCGATGTCGGCATGAAAGAAAATCTCCCTATCGCCCGCAAGCACGGCATCCGCCTCATCCCGACGCAGATATTCCTCGACAAGGACGGGAAAGAGCTTTGGCGACATGAAGGCTTCCTGGGCAAGGACGACATCCTGGCCAAGTGGAAAGAACTCGGTTACGAGTCTGCCGGTCAGGCGACGTCGAAGATCGAACGCTGGGAGCCGGCCGCGAAGGACTCTCGCACCAAGAGCCAGATCTGCTACATGTGCGACGGCGACGTCAATGACAAGACGGCTGTGGCGGTCAAGACCGACAAGGGCGACGTGCGCCTGTGCGGGCTGCACTGCTATTTCATCATGTATTCGTGCCTGACCGAAGATAAGGCGGGCTTCGAGAAGAAAGTCGCCGTCACCGACTTGGCCACCGGAAAGATGATTCCCGCGGCAGAGGCCTCGTATCTCAGCGGGGTCGATGAAAAGACCGGCAGGCCGTGGGTGAAGGCCTTCGCCGCCCGCGACGCGGCCGTCAAGGACATGCAGACCGGCGGCGGGGGCATCGTCTCATGGGCGGCGCTGCAGGAAAATGAACTCGCCCACCGCTGCGGGTTCTGCGACCGCTCTTGCTATCCGCAGGATGCCTCCAAGGTTCTCATCGAAGGCGTGCATAGCTATGGATGCTGCGCGCATTGCGCGATGGGCGTGGCCGCCCGCACCGGCAAGAACATCGAGGTACACCAACCGGACGGCCTGACGGGCGAGAAGATCGTCGTCAAGACGCTCGACGGCAAGGTGGCATCGGTCGAGCCGTCCACGGCTGTGGCGTGGTTCGGCAAGAAGAAAGCCGCCGACGGCAAGTGGGTTTCGGCAGGCTGCTTCCATCAAGGCTTCTTCACCGCGCCGGAAAACCTGAAGAAATGGCTGGAGCGGCACCCCTACGAAACCGGCGAGATGATCACGATCCAGCAGTCGCTGGCGGACAAGATGAAGCTCTCGCCTCAGCAGATCCAGAAGGCCTGCAAGATCGGCCAGTGCGCGCCCAAGTGA
- a CDS encoding nitrophenyl compound nitroreductase subunit ArsF family protein encodes MKQSTLIVGLGILGLILNGCAQSDILSSAPAAGAASPADRVDVYYMHRTLRCISCLTIERNTRQALQDTFAAEMRDGRVTFHVADYWINTELAQRYNVDTVSVIVVTVVKGKEVSHENLDRVWSLKGDSQEFRTYIVDAVRAAQAKTATAASRS; translated from the coding sequence ATGAAGCAATCAACACTCATAGTTGGCCTGGGCATCCTCGGCCTGATCCTCAACGGATGCGCTCAGAGCGATATCCTGTCTTCCGCCCCGGCTGCCGGGGCCGCTTCGCCGGCCGATCGGGTTGATGTTTACTACATGCACCGGACCCTCCGCTGCATCAGTTGCCTCACGATCGAGCGCAATACGCGACAAGCGCTGCAGGACACCTTTGCCGCGGAAATGCGCGACGGGCGCGTCACGTTTCACGTGGCCGACTATTGGATCAACACGGAGTTGGCCCAGCGATACAACGTCGACACGGTCTCGGTCATCGTGGTGACCGTGGTCAAAGGGAAGGAAGTCTCGCACGAGAACCTCGACAGGGTCTGGTCGCTCAAAGGCGACTCCCAGGAATTTCGAACCTACATCGTCGATGCGGTTCGAGCAGCACAGGCCAAGACCGCGACCGCGG